A genomic window from Bacillota bacterium includes:
- a CDS encoding CBS and ACT domain-containing protein: protein MFVRDCMTANPITISKDTQIFQALEIVRNQNIRHLPVVKDGKLIGLVTERGLLRVSPSPATTLSVYELNYILTKITVAEALIKNPIVVAPDLPIEEAALLMRERKVGCLPVVEGNKLVGIITQTDMVETLVRLFGLRTAGSRIVIEAVDRIGVLNEISELCKARGINIRSLATFEREPGVYHLTFRLGVPDARDLRTDIEKMGYKVISMG from the coding sequence TTGTTCGTTCGCGACTGTATGACAGCGAACCCGATTACCATCTCGAAGGACACACAAATTTTCCAGGCGCTCGAGATTGTTCGCAACCAGAATATACGCCATCTTCCGGTCGTTAAGGACGGAAAACTCATCGGTCTGGTTACCGAAAGGGGGCTGCTCCGGGTTTCTCCTTCGCCGGCGACCACCCTCAGCGTATACGAACTAAACTACATCCTCACCAAGATAACGGTTGCCGAGGCTTTAATCAAGAACCCCATTGTCGTCGCCCCCGATCTGCCGATAGAAGAAGCCGCGCTCTTGATGCGTGAGCGCAAGGTGGGGTGCCTGCCGGTGGTGGAGGGGAACAAGCTGGTGGGAATCATCACCCAAACAGATATGGTTGAGACCCTGGTCAGGCTTTTCGGGTTGCGTACAGCCGGTTCGCGGATTGTGATAGAGGCCGTTGACAGGATCGGCGTGCTGAATGAGATTTCTGAATTGTGTAAGGCAAGAGGGATTAACATCCGCAGTCTGGCGACCTTTGAGCGCGAGCCCGGGGTTTACCACCTGACTTTCCGGTTGGGGGTCCCGGACGCACGGGATCTGAGGACGGATATTGAGAAAATGGGCTACAAAGTGATATCCATGGGTTAG
- the scfA gene encoding six-cysteine ranthipeptide SCIFF produces the protein MGKHIKTTVKGRKPRKGGCGECQASCQSACKTSCTVGNQSCKQKV, from the coding sequence ATGGGCAAGCACATTAAGACAACGGTAAAAGGGAGAAAACCGCGTAAGGGTGGTTGCGGCGAGTGCCAGGCGTCCTGCCAATCGGCATGCAAAACGTCCTGCACCGTCGGAAACCAGTCTTGTAAGCAAAAAGTCTAA